The Canis lupus familiaris isolate Mischka breed German Shepherd chromosome 1, alternate assembly UU_Cfam_GSD_1.0, whole genome shotgun sequence DNA window ATCCGCACTGAAGGcgtgggcaggagggagggtgcCACTGCCACTTTACAGAGGCTCAAGGGGCTCAGGCCACAGCTGCTCAGCTAGACCCCAGTCGGCCTGGGCTTTCTTCTGGCTCACCTAAAGAGCTGTAGAATCAGGGTTTTCAGGCCACAGAAAAGGCCAAGGAGCACTTCTGAGTTGGTGAGAGCAAGGAAGACCTAGCGGTGGCCCCTCTCCTCCCAGACTCAGGGCCCTGGCTGCCGGGTGCAGGTCTTCCACCCTCTGCCCATCCTAACCACCCCCAGGGGGTAACTGCTCACCTTAGCACTGAGAGGAAAGCAGCCTCGGAGCCTTTGGACTCAAAGTAGTTAAGGATCTCagaactggggggaggggggtccttGGACTCAGAGCAGAGGCCGAACTTGTTCCTGTGTGAGGTCAGTGCTGGGTCACCCAGGCCCCAGCCACATCAGGGAACCCCCGCAGGAGTATCTGGACCTGCGTGACACTGCAACCCTTCAgatcctctctgggcctccccatccccactccagGTGAGCTTGGCAGTTTCTCAGCCTTCATCCCACCTCACCTTTCCACACTTCCCTACAGAGCAACCTGTCCTCACCAACCCAGCCTGGGAACTTCCCTTCACCTAAGCTGACCCCACAAATATTGATCAGCCCAGCTGGGCCAGCTGGCTCCTCCCTGTGTCCGGGCCATGACCTTAGAGTCACGGGAGAGAGATCCTGGGGCCAGAGAAGCCAGCATTCCAGTCAAAATGGCCAGGCACCGCTGTGCTCTCTGGCCCACTGGGCCCCTGGCCAGGGGCAAGGTCATGCTTGACAGCTATTCTCTGAGGGCCCAGCTGCTATGCTGCCAGACAGCCCCCGCCCCCAAAATGTCAGCTCCCATAGGCAGAAGCCTCTGGTATGTGGCTCCAGCTCAGCCCCCTActccgcaccccccaccccattcaaGCCTCCTACTGAGCACACAGTAGGATATATAGGCCTGTTGTGGAGTGAACAAAGCTGGCCCTTGCCCagcttcctgtgttttttttccccctctgatcTGGTCTCCCTATTGTCTTTTCTTAGCCTGCTGAGCTCCTCTCTCAGACACAGTCTCCCCTTTAACTGTCTTTCTGCCTCAAGATCTCTGGCCCTGTCCATCTTAACCATCTCCTGTCTGTCTTCCTGCTGCCCAGGAACTGGTCCCCGTCCGTCTGCCTGGCCTCGTCTCTGTCCTCACTGACTTTCAGGAAATCCCTGCACCTTCCTCCCAGCCTTCTATGGCTCCACCCACATCTGGAATAATATATCCAAATGCCTCAGGGCTTGTGAgagctccctctgcttctctgaccTTGGCCGCTACCCCTTCCCCTGGCTCAGTGCTCCAGCCACACGTTTTTCCCCCCGCCAAGCACAGgctgcctcagagcctttgcacttgccatGTCCTCTGCAGGGAGCAGCCTTCCCTCCCTTCATCTGGACCCCTCCTCCAGTGCTCCCCAGATAACCATCTAAGCAGCCTGACCCGAGTTGCCAGTCTATGTCCCTTCCACTTACTGTTTTTCCAAAGCATTGGTCATGAAGCATCATATAATATATGCCTTTATTTGCCTATTGTTGGTCTCCCCTTTGACATCAGCTCCCCGAAGGTGCCTagagcaatgcctggcacatagcaggagCTCACTAAGTGTTTGTGAATGACCATGTCTCCCCCCAAAGCACGTCTCTGCCCCTCATTCCTGCCTGCCTCCAGTCCCTCCTGGGCAGTGGGTGACCTAGCAGCATCTCTCCACAGTTCACACCGGCCATCCGGCCATTCCTGCAGACCATCTCCATCGGGCTGGTGTCCTTCGGGGAGCACTATAAGCGCAATGAAACAGGCCTTGGTGAGTCCTGGCCAGGTCCTGCCTGTGGCCTCACCTCctttcctgtccctcctcctcctctgattcccaccccctccaccccgctGGGCTCCCTGACATCCCTCCCAACCCCTAGGTGTGACCGCCAGCTCCCTCTTCACCAGCGGCCGGTTTGCCATTGACCCAGAGCTGCGTGGGGCTGAGTTTGAGCGGATCATACAGAACCTAGATGTGCACTTCTGGAAAGCCTTCTGGAATATCACCGAGATTGAGGTGCTGTCGGTAAGCATGGGGCCTGACGAAGGCCCTACCTGTTACAAGATGGGCACACAGAAGACCCAGAGACCCAGCCCAGCCCATATCAGGCATCTGCAGGGCTCCAGGCCCAGGGACAGCCTGTGATGGCAAAGAagggatgagggtggggaggagggcggggaaggagagaaggcttGAGGGCAACCCCTGCAAGCAGCTCCTCCCAGCACCCCTCTGTTCCCTCCCACCAGTCTCTAGCAAACATGGCATCAGCCACCGTGAGAGTAAGCCGCCTGCTCAGTCTGCCACCAGAGGCCTTTGAAATGCCATTGACTGCGGACCCCAAGCTCACAGTCACCATCTCACCTCCACTGGCCCACAGTGGCCCGGGGCCGGTCCTTGTCAGGCTCATCTCCTATGACCTGCGTGAAGGACAGGTAGGAGACAGCCCTCCCACAAgtgccctcccacctcccaccacttACACCTGCCCCCCAATCCTGTCTCTCTGAGCACATCCCCTTGGTGGGGTGAGCCCGGCAGGCTGCCCTGGCCTCACCCAtaccctcctccctcaccccccaggACAGTGAGGAGCTCAGCAGCCTGGTGAAGTCCGAGGGGCCCCGGAGCCTGGAGCTGCGGCCACGCCCACAGCAGGCACCCCGCTCACAGTCCCTGGTGGTGCACATCCATGGTGGTGGCTTTGTGGCCCAGACCTCCAAATCCCATGAGCCCTACCTCAAGAGCTGGGCCCAGGAGCTGGGTGTCCCCATCGTCTCCATCGACTACTCCCTGGCCCCTGAGGCCCCCTTCCCCCGCGCACTGGAGGAGTGCTTCTACGCTTACTGCTGGGCTGTCAAGCACTGTGCCCTCCTCGGTGAGCCCCCGCCCCTCACTGTCACCcactccctgctcctgccccagcccactTCAGCCCCCACCCCGGGACTTCAAGGGGGGTGAGCCATGTATTCCCTCAGGCCTTGGCCTTACGCCCCTAGGGCCTGCCCTCCCATCTCCTACCACCCAGCGCTGCCATCTGTTCACCCCCTCTTGCTCCACTGCTCCCCAGATCTTCTGTCCCAACCActtccttcttttgcttcctGCTCCCCAACTCTAGTCCTGAtgccccatccccccatctcTTCAGCACCTCTGACCttttgtttctcctcctttttccacCCTCTTGTCCGGCACCGGCACCGCCAGCCTCCTGGCCCACGCCCCAGCTCATTCTTTCAGCTCCTCTGacctcctgcttctcctttttttttaatctagattttatttatttgaaagagagagacagagatagccgCAGAAAGCAcaagcggggaggagagggacaagcagattccacgctgagcagggagcctgacatggggctggatcccaggaccccgggatcatgacctgacccaaagccagacgattaactgactgagccacccaggtgcccctgaccccCTGCTTCTGACCTCTTCAGAGGCAAAGGGCAAAGTGGCAAGGCGGCACAGGGCAAGGCACAGGCCACATCCCTGGGGCACAGGGATGTGGCTTTTTCGCATGGTCAGCTGAACCCTGCCCTTCCATCCCCAGGCCTCAGCTGCCCCTGAAATGGGCCCTGGTTTCCCCTCTCCCACCACCTGTCCCCCTAAGCTTCTGACCTCCAACCTTCCCAGAGCTTCCTAATCTCCACATCCTCAGTAGGCTTGATCCCCTTTACCATTGTCCCCCAAGCCCCTCCCTCAGTTTGCCATCTCTAAAATTGCAGTTGGCTAGACCTTGGGCTCGGGGGGCCCCCATACCCCACCTCTGAGAGTCCAGTGCTCCTGGCTCAGAGCTTGAGTTCCTCCCTGCGAGGCTGATCAGGCCCCCTCCAACCCAGGCTCGACAGGGGAACGGATATGCCTCGCAGGAGACAGTGCAGGTGGGAACCTCTGCTTCACCGTGTCCCTTCGGGCAGCAGCCTATGGGGTGAGGGTGCCAGATGGCATCATGGCAGCTTACCCGGCTACGATGCTACAATCTACCGCCTCACCCTCCCGCCTTCTGAGCCTCATGGACCCACTGCTGCCCCTCAGCGTGCTCACCAAATGTGTCAGCGCCTATGCTGGTAAGGCCAGCACACACAGAGCTGGGGGCCCGGGGGAGGCTTGGGTGCTTGAGTCCTGCAGGGACGGGCTagagcccaggcccctgggacTCAGGAAAGGAAATCTGAGACTCCTTGTCCCTGCTGAAGCCATCAGATCTTCTTGGGTCCCCAGGGGCACAGATGCCTGAAGTTTCGGGTGTTGAGCTGGGCCTCAGCCCTCCACATATATTCCACAGGTGGAGAGACAGAGGACCGCTCTGACTCAGACCAGAAGGCACTGGGCATGATGGGGCTGGTGCGGCGGGACACAGCCCTGCTCTTCCGAGACCTCCGCCTGGGTGCCTCCTCATGGCTCCACTCATTCTTGGACCTGAGTGGGCACAAGTCCCATACGAATTCAGTGCCCACGGCAGGTGAGTGAAGCCCCTCCCCTCACACACCATTCCAGGTAGACAGCAGGGAGGGCCTGGCGCACCTGAAGTCCTGGGTGAAGAAAGGGACTGTGCCCTGGGGTGCTCATGGGAGCAGAGATCACCTGGCTCTAACCCCTTATTTATCCCCAGCAACTTCGGCACAGCCTTGATTTTCCACAATGCCCCTCATCCTAGAATTTCCAGGACTTCCAATCCACCAGCTCATCTCAGAACTCCCAGAACTATACGAGTTAACCTTCCAAACAGCCCATCCCACAAAAAGAGTGTAGAAATAACTCAGAAGGCCTATGACATGTGCCGATTTTCAATCCCAAGAATGTCACTCAAATCCAGCCCTCCCAGattctttccagactttttttttttttttttttttttaatgagggagagagagagagaaagacaggcagaggaagaatcaggctccagggagctggatgtgggactcgatcccgggtctccaggatcataccctgggctgcaggcggcgataaaccactgcgccaccggggctgccctctttccagACTTTTAACGTGGGGGGAACACCCTACTCTGGGGCTGGCCTAGGAACCTGGACTTACAGAGATCAGCAGATTGGATAGACCTTGGTGAGTGGAAGAGGTTCCCAGCCTGGGGCGGGTGGCAGGATCCTCATGCAGCCAAAAACCACTAACAGCCAGGGATCTATTATTTTTccccaccattttttaaaaacatcttaatgATTTTAAAGTACAGCCAACTCATTTTCTATCTCCAGCAAAGCAACAGTATTTTCTGAATAATAGTGCATGTTCAAAAGTAATACCATTCCTATTCAGAAAATTATTCCAACTGAATATGTTTTActttaacttttttaattttagggtaTTCAAATGgatgcaaataaatacaaaaacaatcaAAAGGGATTTGAACCATGGGCCACTGAACACTGGAGCTTTCCTTGTACAGGTTAGAGGTGACAAGTGTAGCTCCTAGAGGCACATGGGCCAGTCTAGCAACTTACTGTAGTAGAAGTTCCCTGGTTGCCAGGTGACAGGGGCCAGGTACATATCTGTGAGCCTTCTTTGCTCCTCCATGAAATGAGTACAGTAAGAGTACCTACCTACCTCATGAGGTTGTTGTAATGATTTCATGCAACTATTTGTGCCAAGCACCCAGCACAAACCtgacacagagtaggtgctccTAAGCAGATGCCAGCACCCTGACAGGCTGTGCCCCGTGACTCCAGTCAGTAGTTCTCTTCCAGTGACCCTCTGGGTCACAGAGCACTTATACAGTTGTTCTCATATTGTCTTGCATCTTACCTTCATGAATTTATaaagataagttaaaaaaaaaaaaaaagtgaaaaaggcaGGGTCCTGGCCCTAGTGGTAAGCATCATGGATCTGATAAAATTAATGGAGCTGAGACCAAAATGAGCGTTCCATGTGGGACAAGGCACATCTTTAGCATCATTGGAGTGATAACAATATGCCAGATCACTCAAAGGGAAGGGATAAAACCCAAGAACACAAAGGAACTGTGGGGAGATCTATGTGGCTGCAGGTGTGGGATCCCTGAGGACTTAACAGGCTCCCTAGACTGTCTTTAGCTTCCCACGAACCTGGCCTTGTTCAAGCTGTGTGGGCTTGCTCACCCCTCCACTTGGATCTGTTCACACCCTCTGTATTGAGTGGCCCTAACAGGTTGGCTAGCCGTCATTGCTGGGGTCAGGAGGCAGCCAGAATGTAATGTTACTAGGCACCATAAAACATGATAGCATGTGACTTCCCAGGGGGCAGCAGTACTGCATCCCACCCAGTCCTACATTTCCTATGAGGTAAGGACTATTTTTATCCCCTCTttgtacagaggaggaaactaaggctccCAGAGGTAAACTGACTTACATTTAACCCTCCCAGTGACCACACACACCCTTCCACCTCCACCGCCAGGTgactcctcccacctcccccttgGAGTTGTAGCCTGGGGCACTtggggctcccctcccctccccaaggaTGGATTCTGGGGGAACACTCTGGCTCCGGAGCCCTAGGACACAGCTCCTCCTGCAGAGGCCACTGCCCTTCCCGTGACCTTTCTTGCCAACCACCCTCACACCAGCCCACAGAGCCAGGCTGATCTATGGCCCAGCCTGGCCACCTGACCCTGCTCCTCTTGCAGAGCCGATGCGTCGCAGCGTGTCTGAGGCAGCCCTGGCCCAGCCTGAGGGCCTGCTGGGCACAGACTCCCTCAAGAGCCTGACactccatgacctgagcctaaagggCAGCTCTGACACATCAGAGACCCCTGAGCTGTCGCTGTCTGCGGAGACACTGGGCTCCTCCACACCCTCCAACGTCAACTTCTTAGTTGGCCCAGAGGAGGCCCCCGAAGAAGCCGCCAAGACGCAGGAGTTGAGCGCCAAGGACAGAGGCTGTGGCGCGCGAGCCGCCTTCCCTGAGGGTTTCCACCCCAGGCGCTCCAGCCAGGGCTGCACTTGGATGCCCGTCTGCTCCTCGCCCATCGTCAAGAACCCCTTCATGTCGCCGCTGCTGGCGTCTGACAGCATGCTACAGAGCCTGCCGCCCGTGCACATTGTGGTGAGCGCCTGGGTGGGACGGGGCcccgggcggggagcgggggggggggggggggggggggcacgcaGGTGCCACCGGGAGGAATGGCCCAcaaggggagggctgggggcacggggggcgcatcggggaaggggaaaggggcgGGATGGTGGGTTTGGGGCGGGGGAGAGGCTGGGCTGAGGCTCATTCTCCGCCTCCCCGCGCCATCCCGCAGGCGTGCGCGCTGGACCCCATGCTGGACGACTCGGTCATGTTCGCGCGGCGGCTGCGCGGCCTGGGCAAGCCGGTGACGCTGCGCGTGGTGGAGGACCTGCCGCACGGCTTCCTGAGCCTGGCCGCGCTGTGCCGGGAGACGCGACACGCCGCCGCGCTGTGCGTGGAGCGCATCCGTCTGGTCCTCACCCAGCCCGCCGCGCCCTCCTCACCGCCCCTCTGAGCCCCAAGCCCGAGCCGCGCCGCGCGGGGGatggggctgcggggggcggcaCTAAAGGCCTCTTGTTCCCTCCGAGCCGGCCTCCGTGATGAATGCGCCCCGGGGTGGGCGGCGGGGACCCCCGCGAGGCTCCCGGCCCGTGCGGCCCCTCCCtcgggcggggcgggaggggcagacTGTGCCTtaaggtggggggcggggatggtcgcggggtgggcggggggcggggcggccccgaGAGCCCAGACCccggcctgggggagggggcgcacACCGACCAGTCTCCGAGACAGCTGGAGCTACACTCCACCATTGCCTTCTAGTGCTGCTGCTGTGACCGCCGCGGGGTCGGGGGCCTGGCCCTACCCGGCAAGTCAGTTGTTTTGTTCCTttgtaaataaaagtatttaattagTTTGGCCTCTTGCAAATAGGGACGGGTGTCGTCCACCAGGGGGCAGCATCAGACTCTGCTGCTGGGATCCGAGAAACCCGGCCGGCCCGTAGAAAGCTGGGAGCCCAACTTCTGGTCTTGAGGAGGGAGGGGACTGCGGCCCCAGATTCTTGGATACAGAGGGATTGGACTCCCCTCCTAACACAGACCACCTCCCTTTCAGACAATCCAGGTGACTGCCAGAGGGCCCTGGGTTCTCAGCTATTTCCCTTTACAGAcccagccccagcacccacccacccccaaaaaacCAAACTCCCTAGAGAACTGGAGCAAATATAACAGGAAACCAGAAGCAAAGCTGGTCACCCCAAATACTGGAAGCCCAAGCTCTGCCCAGCTGTGACAGTCACTCAGTCCCTCAACCGAGACTCTGCAGCTCTTGCCCTTTTGTAGACCTGGGTTTGGAGCAGAGATGATTTTTTATCCAGGGCCTGCCCTCAAGGGACTCAGGGAGCGTGGGCAGAGCGGCTGAGACACAGCCAGTCACAGTCCCCCCCAGGCTCCATCTGTGGTAATCAAGGAGGGCTTCAAAGCGGAGGTGATCTGAGCTTGACCTTAAGGATAAGCAGAAGTTTGCCAGGCAGAAGAAACATGCAAAGTTGTGAGAACCAGTGGGCAGTTAAAGCCTCCACCTGGCCAAGAGGTCTGGTGTAAAGTGGGAAGTGGCCTGAGAGGCCTGGAGCAGTCAGCAAGAGCAGATCCTGAAGGGCCTGGAGTACAATCTGGGCTATAATGAGAACAGTGGGAGCCACAGAGGAGCTTTGAACAGGAGAGGGCCAGGATCAGTAAAGGTCCTGAAATGGCCTGCTGGGACACTGGGGAATAGACCAGAAAGGGCAAGACTAGAGGTAGAGGAAGCCAAGGAGGCTGGGGACAGGGAAGACAGGCCTGAGCTGGGGAATAGGGAATAGGAGTAGGAGCCATAACTGAGGTTGAAGAggactccttgagggcagagcaGATGTTACAGGAGAGCAAGGGGGTGAAGGGGGCACTCGGGCCTAGCCACGGAAGCGTGTAGACAGTGAGCTGTCTTTACTGGGAAGAGGCTCTGGTGTGTACAAGGTGGGTGTTGGGGTTCTGAGAGCTGTTTTGCACATGGAGAGATCAAAAGGTCTCTGCGAGACAATCCAGGGGGACATCTGGAAGGCAGCAGGGGGCAGGAGAGCAGGCTGGGTGCTCACTTCTGGCTGAGGGACTAGAACCTTTCCAGAAAGAGTAGACAGGTGGGATGAGCCAAGGGCCAAGACAGAGCCGTGAGGATGACAGCCCCCAGTAAAAGGATGGGCAGCAAAAGGGGACTCAGTCCTGGAAGGTTCTAAGGAGTAGCCGGAGAGAGAGGAAGCTAACCATGAAACAAGAAAGATGTAAGTAGAAGGGATTTCAGGTGGGAGGGCGGGTCTGGGTCAGATGAGGATGGAAATGTTATCCTCACCAGGGAGCAGGTGGGACCTTGGTGACCTTGTCCAGAGCCATTGCAGGGCCATGGCATGTGGGCAGCCAGGCATGGAGGGCTGAGGAGGGAGCGGAAGGTAAGATATTTAGCCAGTGGGTAGCACAAGTGTTCAGCTGTAAAAGGGATGAGAAATAATGCAAAGGGAGCTTGatgtagttgtgtgtgtgtgtgtgtgtgtgtgtgtgtgtgtgtgtgtgtgtgtttagagatGATAGAATATGTTTTAATGCTGCCAGgaaaggaggggggaagagggagaggctgaaGATGCAGAAGCACAAGAAAAGTCTCCTGAGGGGCTAGGAACAGAGGGACCCTCATCTCAGAGGCCCTCTTTCACCCAGCAAGTGACTTCAGAGCCAGGGCTGTGATGGGGGACGGAACCATGGCCCAGAACTGTCCCTGAAGGTCCTGTTGCCCCTGAGAGCTCATAGGACCCCTTGTTCATCTCTCCCAAAACAGTCATCCACCCACGAACCTGCCTCTTATTTCCTGTCCCCATCTCAGGGACGGCTCTTCTACCCCTGTACCCCAGGCCAGAACTCTGGGTCTTGTCCTGGACAGCCCCTCGTCCCAAAGCCCATCAAGCCCCATATCCTGTTGTTTCGGCCTCCTGAACCCTCTGCCTTATTCCCTCAGTCTCTGTCCTAATCCAGGCTTCATCTTCTCCTGCCTGTATCCCTGCCCAAGCCACCTTCTGGGCCACTGGCATCCAGTCTCACTTCTCCAGTTCTGGCTCCAGCTCTGACCTGGCTTCCCACTACCACCCTACCCCAGGACAAAGCCCAAGATGCCAAGGCTGCCCTTGTGCACTTCTTCATCCTCTTCCAACCTTACAGTTACCCCATCACAACATGGACGTGACGGGCCTCCTTCTTGGGCACCTACACACAGTAATACTTTGCTTGTGCCGAAACACCCTCCCACGTGCTCATCTCCTTTGCTTGGCACCTCCTGCCCCTCCAGGATCCGGTCCCAATGTCCCCTCCTCTGGAAGCCCTTCCCTGTCCCAGCAAAGCCAAGGACAGCGATTGGCTGGGACACACCCCTGCCCATCAGCGTGTCTGTCCTCCCGTCTGACCCGGGATCCTCGAGGGCAGGGCCTCGATCTGACTCATCTTGGTCACCACCATCGCCCGGCACAAGGCCTGGCACACTGGAAGCCTCGAGAAACGTTTAAGTAATAAGTGGCTGGGTGTGCGACGAGCGAGCGAGTGAGTGGCAAGAGAAGGAAGTGGGAAAGCCAGTGAGTGGGAGAGACAATGAGGCCAAGCGAGACTGAACGGACGGGTGTGCAGGccgggaaggggcagagagaatgagGCTCGGGGCGAGAGGCAAGGCACGGAGAGGTGGGTGTCTGGGACTCCGTTTCTCCATCAAAGCAAACGCGCGGTCGCCCGGGCTCAGCGGCCCCGTCCGCCTCCAGCCCCACCAAGCCTCGCCGTTTTCCCTCCGAACTGTCTCCAGAATCCCAGGACGGGGCGTGCTGGAAAGGCCTTACCCACCGGTCCCGCGGAACCCGTTTCCCTCACGAGCAGCTCCAGCCTCTGCGGTGCGCCGCCGGAGTCCCACCCCGCAGGTCCCCGCCTATTGGCTGGCTGGCGGAGACTGGCGTCTTCCAGAGCCAATCGCTGCCCGACATAGGCCGTGGGCTCCGCCCACCGGGGAACCTGCTCCTATTGGTCAGGGCGGTAGGAGGCGGAGCGTCTATTGGCTGGACGATAGTGATTGACGTCATGGGTGGCTTATCCCAGCTAGCCGCCGGAGGACCGTGTCACGCCCGCCTCTGGAAATACGCCGAGCGCTGCGGGCGGAGGGCGTGGTGGGCTGCGCGGGGTCCGGGAGCGGCCGCTGGCCTCGTCCCTGGGTGTTGAGGGAAGATGGGGACCTGAGAAGTCCAGACTCCTTGGTCCCGAGGGAGGAGGGACGGAGGAACCTAGACTTCAGGGTCCCAGGAGCATCTGAATGGTTGGATCTTGAGGGAGGTGGGAACTGGAAACCCTGAAAGGTCCGCGTGTAGGGACGGGGACACCCAAGAGGCACTGCCCTGGCCAAGGATGACAGATTTGAGGTTTAAGATTTTATGGGATTGGAGCCAGGCCTTGTCCCGGAGCAAGGGTTCTGGGTCCCGAGGTGGGGCTTAGAAACAGAGATGAAGAGGCAGCGGCTGAAGGGGAAGGTCTGGCCTCCATGTGCCCTTTCCACCTCCCCCAAAAGGGAAGCCAGGGTGCTGTCTGCCAAGGGCACCCAGAGCGGGAGGAGACTTGAAACTCTCAcggagacaaagagaaaaacattgaTACCAAGAgagattaaaatattgaaaacaataattaaaatagagcTCTCTTGTATGGCGTGTACTCCGGCCCCGGTTCTACGCAAAAGCATTTTACATAATTATCGCGTGTCTTCCTCATTACAGTTCTAAGAgatcagattattattattttaatatccattttacaagtaagaaaaCTGACGCCCAGTGAAGAAGGATTAGATGCAGATGTAAAGAGACAGGAGAGACACAAAACACAGATAGAGATAAAGACAGGCCCAGAGAGATTAGAAAAGACAGACGGCAAAAGGAGAGGGGCTGCAaagggggactcctgggtggggtggggaggcctaGGATTCTTGTGTCCTGGCATTGGAAGGACCCAGGACTCAGACTTTCAGGTATCTCCTCTCCGGATCCTAAAAGACCAGACTCATCCAACCCTTCTCACTGTGGGCGTTGGACCTAGTTGGGGCCAAAAATAGTGATTAGGAGGGGGCAGGTGTGTCATTATCCTATTAGGAGATGATAAGAAAGTGATTCATGGGGGTGCCCCCAGCCCAGAGGGACCTTCCCCCCATGGCCTCTGTTCTTTCATCTGGACAGATAAGGCCTCAGGAAggactggggaggggcagggtcctctctgtccctctctacCGCTGCGTCTCCATCACTCAGAACTGGCACTAAGCCCCACAGTGGAGATGAACAGGCCCTCCTGGGCCTGCTTTCCTGGTaggtcttcctctctctgggtctctcttttttcccccaaaccttGAAGCAATGCCCACCAGAGGTCCTGGCCCATCGCAGGAGCTCAGCAAATGCTTAGTGAGTGGATAGACAAACTCTCTGTGCAGTTCCTCCTCTGTCTCCATCCTGACCATCTCTCCATGTCCCCATCATGTTTCTCAGCCTCTCCTTGGCCTCACCCatctcctcccaccttccctttcACACAGATGTTTCTTTCGAGGCCACTGTTCCTCCACCCCCAATAGGAAGATACTGaggatttggggcacctggctggctcagtcggttgagcatccgactcttgatttcagctcaggtcataatcttggagtcctgggatccagccctgtgatgggctcagcactcagcggagagtctccttgagattttctccatctccttctgcccctctccccccaaagtaaataaataaatcttgaagaagaagggggaggaggaagagggggagaagaagaaaaagatgaaactgaggctcatttTGGAAGGAGTCACCTTCCCAGGGTCACCTGTGGGACATATAAGGAGTAGCTGAGAGGGGTTCTCAAGACCCCAAATACAGACACACCCCTGGCACCTCagagtcagaaatgaaagatcACACCAAACACATGCCCTCAATACCTGCTTAGTGCGATCCTCATTTGCACCCACACAGAGAATCACATGCACCACTCGAAGTCACCtacaaacacaaatataaacacaAGCACACAATCACACAATCAGCGTCACCGACAGCACACACAGAAATATCCTATTTCATATGCAAAACAGACACCCCAGGTATGCAATTACACACCCAGCCACCAGCAGGCCACTCATTCATCCCTACCAGGACTGCGAGCAGAAACGAGAAGATTTGGTTTCATTCAAGACTGTATCTCCGGCAACTAGAACAGCACCTTGCCAACACTATTGgcataaacataaaatgtttgctatgtgccaggcacaattctaagcacttcacatgAATTAACTCATCTGATCCTCTCAACCACCATGTTGTTGTT harbors:
- the LIPE gene encoding hormone-sensitive lipase isoform X4 is translated as MCDPGVNSWPQLFPTSFQVPGAHERIMERFRNCCSRRKFRGHSLSEKASRLTQNMDLRTMTQSLVTLAEDNMAFFSSQGPGETARRLSGVFAGIREQALGLEPALGRLLSVAHLFDLDAETPANGYRSLVHTARCCLAHLLHKSRYVASNRRSIFFRTSHNLAELEAYLVALTQLRALAYYAQRLLATNRPGGLFFEGDEGLIAEFLREYVTLHKGCFYGRCLGFQFTPAIRPFLQTISIGLVSFGEHYKRNETGLGVTASSLFTSGRFAIDPELRGAEFERIIQNLDVHFWKAFWNITEIEVLSSLANMASATVRVSRLLSLPPEAFEMPLTADPKLTVTISPPLAHSGPGPVLVRLISYDLREGQDSEELSSLVKSEGPRSLELRPRPQQAPRSQSLVVHIHGGGFVAQTSKSHEPYLKSWAQELGVPIVSIDYSLAPEAPFPRALEECFYAYCWAVKHCALLGSTGERICLAGDSAGGNLCFTVSLRAAAYGVRVPDGIMAAYPATMLQSTASPSRLLSLMDPLLPLSVLTKCVSAYAGGETEDRSDSDQKALGMMGLVRRDTALLFRDLRLGASSWLHSFLDLSGHKSHTNSVPTAEPMRRSVSEAALAQPEGLLGTDSLKSLTLHDLSLKGSSDTSETPELSLSAETLGSSTPSNVNFLVGPEEAPEEAAKTQELSAKDRGCGARAAFPEGFHPRRSSQGCTWMPVCSSPIVKNPFMSPLLASDSMLQSLPPVHIVACALDPMLDDSVMFARRLRGLGKPVTLRVVEDLPHGFLSLAALCRETRHAAALCVERIRLVLTQPAAPSSPPL
- the LIPE gene encoding hormone-sensitive lipase isoform X3, with product MVSVSFLAGRWNRVATPWAGSVPPPGLSPQDSTGTSHTAQPAAQPRGAQKRSGRASRLTQNMDLRTMTQSLVTLAEDNMAFFSSQGPGETARRLSGVFAGIREQALGLEPALGRLLSVAHLFDLDAETPANGYRSLVHTARCCLAHLLHKSRYVASNRRSIFFRTSHNLAELEAYLVALTQLRALAYYAQRLLATNRPGGLFFEGDEGLIAEFLREYVTLHKGCFYGRCLGFQFTPAIRPFLQTISIGLVSFGEHYKRNETGLGVTASSLFTSGRFAIDPELRGAEFERIIQNLDVHFWKAFWNITEIEVLSSLANMASATVRVSRLLSLPPEAFEMPLTADPKLTVTISPPLAHSGPGPVLVRLISYDLREGQDSEELSSLVKSEGPRSLELRPRPQQAPRSQSLVVHIHGGGFVAQTSKSHEPYLKSWAQELGVPIVSIDYSLAPEAPFPRALEECFYAYCWAVKHCALLGSTGERICLAGDSAGGNLCFTVSLRAAAYGVRVPDGIMAAYPATMLQSTASPSRLLSLMDPLLPLSVLTKCVSAYAGGETEDRSDSDQKALGMMGLVRRDTALLFRDLRLGASSWLHSFLDLSGHKSHTNSVPTAEPMRRSVSEAALAQPEGLLGTDSLKSLTLHDLSLKGSSDTSETPELSLSAETLGSSTPSNVNFLVGPEEAPEEAAKTQELSAKDRGCGARAAFPEGFHPRRSSQGCTWMPVCSSPIVKNPFMSPLLASDSMLQSLPPVHIVACALDPMLDDSVMFARRLRGLGKPVTLRVVEDLPHGFLSLAALCRETRHAAALCVERIRLVLTQPAAPSSPPL